TGAAATAACACTGGCTTGAAGGTATCATTTCAGCACATGCTTGAAGGTATGATTTCACCCAGGGCAAACCCTGTTCAAAAATTTAGAACCATTTGAAGTATAAAATGCCTCACCTAACTGTGATAAATAGAGTCACTTACCTTTCTCATACTTCCTTTATGGTTAGCAATGTCGGTACTGAGACCTGTAAGACAGTATTTGAAAACTATTCATCATCAAatctgtgatttctgttttatGCTTGTTTTACTTAGACTAGAAGAGGACTAAGTCATGTCTAGTTTCTAATCTTTGTTTTCACTCTGTAGCGATACTTACTTGAAGGCAGCTAGGCAGGGACCCTTATTCTTTCTTGCTGATAGAATTCCCAGAGGGCACTGCATTCTCCCCAAGAAGTTAGCAGTTCAGTAGtttattagaaacattttaaatgaatgagttttcttaatattaaacagtgtctatttttttttaatttttatttatttatgatagtcacagagagagagagagagagaggcagagacacaggcagagggagaagcaggctccatgcaccgggagcccgacatgggattcgatcccaggtctccaggatcgcgccctgggccaaaggcaggcgccaaaccgctgcaccacccagggatcccttaaacaGTATCTATTAAAAGGCTCCATTTCGGGgcgcctgggtcactcagtctcttaagtgtccgactcttgatttgggttcaggtcatgatctcagggtcctgagatcaagccccctcagactccatgctcagcagggagcctacttgagattctccctctctctctgctctgcccttccccctcaaaAAAAGCCACCATTTCATTTCCAGAATGTTCTGATAACCTGTGTCAGTGCATAGAGGCATACAGTCAGAAAACAGTAAAAGCTGTTTATTGGGGGCTGGGTGTGACTGTGGTGAGCATGTTCCTTGCATTTTCTCATCAACTTCACAACAGCCCTGAGAGGTAGGTATGTATACAAACCCTGCctactgatgaagaaactgaggtaacAGATGATTAAGTAGTTTGCTTAAGATTTTAGCAAGTGGGAGCAGGATTTAAAATGGCACTTATTGGAAACTGGAATAACACCCTCCTTCTCCAAATAAatctatgcattaaaaaaattagattatgcTGAGGTGCCAAGGAGAGCATGATGCATGCAAGGAgtcaatgagaaagaaaacaagattgCAGAGGAATCTTCACACCAGAAAGGGAGAATGTTGGGCAATTTATTAGCCTGTATTATAGGTCatctttctattctatttaattattattctattctatttaaatGGGTGTTTAACTTCATCTAGTAGATAGGAATAGAGAGTAATTCAGTAGCAATAAAAATTAGACCAGTAGACATGCAAGAATTATTTTACCTGCTTCCCTAAGACcgtcctccctctctgcccctggtCTCTCCAGCAGCATTTGCAAGAGGGACACTCTTTCCAGTTCATCCAAGGCCAATCTTGCATCTCCATCATGTGCTACACAGAGTAATAATACAGGTTAGTAACAGTGTTCGCCCTTTAATTACTTCTGTTCCCTATTGTCTTTGAGGGCcactggggcagggagagaataCTAGAGATGCCTCAAATGCTGTGTTCGTGATGTGTCAGTAGTATTTTAACAGAGAGGTGAAGATGCTATGTCTGATTTGCAAGCTGGCAGGACAGAAAATCAGCAGTGGATCTAAGTCTGACTCTTCACTGCCATGTGTGACTTTGCCAAGCTGCTCAGCTGCCTTGAATAGGAGAGCAGAGCTGAGCCGCAGGACCAGTTAAAAAATGTTTCCACTCCAAAAGTGGTGCCTTTTGGTTTCTATTTACCGCTGCTCATTACATTTTGCTTGTAGATATTTAAGGATAAAATTGGAGAGGGAAAATGAAGGGTGCCTCTCTGGGAGCCAAGATTGTTTATGTTCCAGTAAACCAAATAAGATGGCACCACTTCTTATCTTCCTGGCCTTCAAGATTTGAATATAATCATTACTAGAAAaacatcaggggatccctgggtggctcagcggtttagctcctgcctttgtcccagggcgcgatcctggagtcccgggatcaagtcccacatcgggctcccggcatggagcctgcttattcctctgcctgtgtttctgcctctcgttctctctctccctatgtctatcataaataaataagtaaataatcttaaaaaaaaaaagtcagccttTGAAATACTCTTTCAAAACTTTGATAGtaacatttttaatgtgaaatttggTCAGCTTAATATAAGATGTATGGTTAGGATGTGTACGATGAGTATGAGATGCGCATGGACGGTGGAAGGCACACTCAGTGGAGACTTGGCACCAGGATAGCTCTCTTGGCTGGCTGCTGCTGTGCTGAAGTCAGAGGCTCCAGGAGTCCCAGAATACCAGCATGCTTGCAGCTTACAGATCTTTAGCTACAACTTCACTTGGAAGACAATGAATTGAATTCATTATAAAGGCATCTGAGTACATTCACAGTATTTCTGaagaatattaatgaaaaacCTGTAAAATTTGGCCACACGTGTGTGTGTAATGAGGCTCATTTATGTTGgaacaaataaatttgaaaaattgagGCAAGAACTTGAAGGGAGGCTACCACCTGTTAAGGGTTTGCATAAAATGCACTcatctgagttaaaaaaaaaaaagtcataataatATGTACATTTTCATTGAAGACAGTGATATAATCAGTCTTGATTTCATCTCATGTTTGCTttgcacttttctttttaaatagcagAGATTCAACAAAGTTAATGCTTGTTTTTagccaggaacaagacaggagGTCAGGAGCTGTAGCAGTGGGTAGGCAGACATGAGTGGCCAACAGTGCTTGCCCATCATCAAAAAGCCTCTTGGAGAAACTTAGACACTAGGAATGATAAAATCGATGGTATAGAagagttttttttccttaaaaaaaaaaaaaagtctaaaagtaCCCAAAATTAAAGACAAGttaaaatctacttaaaattttatgcATCAGTTTTTTTATGTCTTAAACTAAATTAAGAGGAAATAGCCAAACTattattgactgattttttttaatatgattttttttaattcaacctACACTTAAACTGAATAAAACATCAATCAAAAGGACAAGATACTTGACCTGGAAAATGATGTCATCTCTAGCTCCAGATTGTccctttttaattcttcaataaacatttttgtttcatatagcACATGTCAGATGATTGCTTTTTAACTAAATATAAAAGAGTTTTAATCTATAATTGGAACAACCAAATTCTACATCTAATCAGttcatttaaaatagaaactaaaagtaattatgtttaaaatgtagtACAATTTTTTGatcgaaaaaaaaaattgaccaaatCAAAAGTTTGGGTTGCAGATATGACATGAAATAAGCAAAGctaccttttatttcctcttacactttagaaagaaaaaaaaatctaaaatatgctCTGTAAGGATCCTCTAGTATTTTTTCCATATCTAGGATTTAATTTAACAAGACTCCTGCAAACAAGAATTCCCATTCTTATCTCTAACTTTGCGTTTGAGACCCTTGAAGACTTTTTCAAGACAAACAGAAGGGGAACAAATTCATCTTACCTGAGAGCTGTAGGACCTCTTCCCTGGGgtcagggacaggcagagagaaatgaGGATGTAAGCATCCGAGGAAAAGCAAACAGGATATCAGCTTATACATGTCGGGCAAGAGACAGGAGTCTCCCTTCTTGGCTTCTGTTGCTCAGAACTTCCAACTTGCTCCTCattctgtgatcagtgattatatATATGATCCTATGACTCACATCACCCcctccaaaaaattaaatttattggcTATGGAGGCTAAAAGGCAATCACTTTGCATTGATGTAATTTTTCAAGGTAACAACTCATAGACAATAAATTTACTGTCATTGCCTAGTGTCCCAAGTAGGTATTATATAAAGACAGAACAGTTACGTTTATAAATCTGGCAAAAGGAGTAACTGAGAGCAATAAATCATGAGTCAAAGAAAGGGTCATACATGAGTTGAAGTGGCCAAGGGAAAAGACATGGATTTGTGAGTCCTAGCAGGAGTGATGCAGAGCATGACATGGAATGTGTTGGTTTCCCTTTCCTTAATCTTTCAAGAGTGATCGATGAGTTGTCCTGTTGTACTGAGGGCTGCCATACCGGAAGAATGACAATATTTGGATTAAAACTTAAAACCGGTTCTTTACATTAGTGAAGCTAAGTTAAAATGCACAGCAAACACTCAGGATCAGAGCATGCCTTAAATTTCAATATTATTCATCGAGGAGGGATGGAACACAAACCTGAAAACTTCACTGGTGAATATTGCCCACGCCTAACTGCTGTGTTTTGCTCCTACTCTGCCCGGCCTGGCCCTAGCCTGGACCATCACATGGCCTCCCTGTGGGTGCCCTCAGGTCCACACTCCACCCCACTGGCGTCCACACAGCACAGGGATGCCTCTGACACAGAAGTTGGATCATGTCAGGTCCTTGCTCAGAACCCTGTATGGAcctgaaataaaagttaaaactacagaattattagaaaaaaacatgaacCCCTTCATAACCCTGAGGCAAGCAGACATCTCTTAGCTGAGATATCAACCATGTAAgcaagaaatggataaattgaaCTGCACCAGAATTAGAAACATCTGCTCTTTGAGAAAGATACtggtaaggaaatgaaaagaccaGCTATGAGAAAAGTCAGAAAACATGTCTGATGAAAGACTTCTccattgatataaaatatatctatatctatacagaACCATGTCCCAGTAAGCCAACAACCCAATGAAAGGAATGCATACATACTCCACAAGAGACAGTGTGCAAGTCTCTAATAAGGACATGAAGAAATAACATTGttctcatcagagaaatgcaaattaaaatcacagtgaggGGCTGCAGTCTAAAAGACCAATGAtcccaaatgttggcaaagatgcagagccCCCGGGGGGAATCCAAAACAGCACAACCTCCCTGGAAAACAGTTTGTaacttttttataaagttaaacatacattaaAGTATATAACCCAGAAATCCTTCTGCTAGGTCTCCATATactcaagtgaaatgaaaacatagatgCAATAATCACTTGCATGCGaacattcatagcagctttattcataatagcagaGAACTGCGAACAACCCGAGAGGTCCATCCACAGACGAATAGATAAACAAGCCATACTAAGTCTTAGGATGGAGTTCTACTTAACGTACAAAGGAACTGCTGATAAACACAGCGTGATCTGAAAAAATTTTGtgcagagtgaaataagccaggcccAGGAGAGTCATGtggcatgattccatttaaatgaaattctagaacTTGCAGCACACTTCCACAGGAGGTGGAGGGTTGACTGTGCAGAGACTTGGGGACTTTTggggggtaatgaaaatgttctatatcttgaccAAGGCAGTGGTTACATGGTTATATATATGCATTGACCAAAACTTATCAAACTGTACATGGGTACATTTTATCCTATGTAACTGATACCTAATAAGGTTGATTGTGTCTTAAATCTCCCTTGGCTCCTATTTCATGTTTCACTTCTTCAATGCTGCTCTCCCCTTAGAGCTTAACTCGATGGCTTCCTgaacacattcctttttttttttttttttcctgaacacaTTCCTGCCTCAAGATCTTTGTAGTGGCTGCTCCCCACCTGAAATGTTCTTTGCTCAGATGTGTGCCTGGCtctcttccttgtcttctttGAGTGTTTGCCAGAATGCTGCTTCCTACATGAGGCCTTCCCTGAGCTGACTACTTAAAAATTGCAAcaaatggggcgcctgggtggctcagtggttgagtgtctgccttcagctcaggttgtgatcccaggatcctgggatcaagtcccgcatcaggctgcccgcagggagctgcttctccctctgcctgtgtctctgcccctctctctgtctctcatgaataaataaaaccttttttaaaaattgcaacaaACATATCCCCAGCATTACTCATACTCTTGCCTCTCTCAATTTATCCCATTGTACTAAGCACCTTCCAGCATGGTTACATATTTCAGGTCATTGTATGtaataggcactcagtaaatatgttTAACCAATGAATGAGGTGTCAACCATGTGTCGGGCCTTGTTTCAGGGACAGAGTGGTGAACAAAGTAAGTTTTCCCCTCTCATGAACTGTCTCACTGGAGGCAATAGCCAACAAAATAAGTATTTGCTATGATAGTTTTTTATTGCTATAAGGAGGAataaagcagagggaagagacgGTGCACAGTGAGGTAGATGGTCAGAGGGCCTGTCAAGCAGCCTCTGGGAAGGGGAAATGTGAGCAGAGACCCAGGTGGAGTTGGGGAGCCATACTTTGAGGGATCTCCCAGAGGAAATAGGGGAATGGCCTGGAAGCAGGTGAGCGTCCTATTactggtgagggaggaggggcatgCTGCTAATGGGCAGGAATGGTCCAGATCCCTGGGATGGGCAGCAAGGGATTGTCAATTCCTGGACAGGGACAGTGACGATGTCAGGGAAATTTCACATGCTCACAGGTCTAGTGGGACGGAGGGTGGATTCATCTATGCATTCAGTGGACACCTGAGCACCTATAACACTCTTCCACTGCCAGGTGGTGGACACAGCCTTGGACCAGGAGACTCCCTCTCTCTGGTTCCACACTTCCTTGCCTTTTAGCTCATTCTTTTTGCTCTTTGCAGaactggctttcttttctttcccacatGTATTTGACCAAACATACACCCCACTGCCCAAAATTGGCCTTTTTTCAGTTTAAGAAGATCAGCTCCTACATATTATCTTTAAATCCAGTTTGCAGATTCCTGGGATAGGGCGTTAAGCTGGCCCAGCTTTTGCTGAACGCCCGCAGGGAGGGTGGCTGGGGGCAGCTATTGCCCAAGAGCTATTGCCATGCCCATGTCATGTTGGGACCATGGACCCAACAGACATCCAAATGGAATACCATATAGCAGGAGAAGAAGTACACCCAGTAATCCTGCTTTCAGAAATATACCCTAAGGAAAtaatacagcaaaagcaaaacaTTATCTGAAGGCATCCTCTACAGCCTTATCTGTGGAGTCCAAAACATTGAGTCAAAGGATGCAGACTGAACTGCATACAGGACTCAAGAAGTGATCATGTAAATGAGCAAAGTTGGCTTTGTGAATGACAATAGTGAGTGGTGGGGAGTGTGGCAAAGTGGAAAGTTTATGTTCTCTCTGAAGGTGGACTCCTACTGCTGGTTGCCAAATCTCaatattagaaaactgaattttaaggGCTATTCATGATTTCTCTTGGCaactaattaaaaaacaagaataacaagagtgcttgggtggctcagtcagttaagcatccaactcttgatttctgctctggtcttgatctcaaggatggagccctgcatcggggctctgcattcagcaggtagtctgcttgtgattctccctctccctctgtccttccccgtGCCGCGCActctaactaaataaataaacataaaattaagaaaaaagcaagaatgaTAAAAAGTTCTGTAAGTCCACTATGTCTGTCAAATAGTACACACCCACAAGGCACCTGGTTCAGCCCAAAATGcccaaaataaatgtataagttAGAAGATCATGGAGCTTAGCAACACATCATTTTAGTGATCATTCAAATAATAACTGATTATAGAAACTTGGAAAACAtgggcacctgagaggctcaatcagttgagcttctgacccttggtttcagttcaggttgtgatctcggggtcgtgggatggagccccacatagagcttcatgctcagctcagagtctgcttgagattgccTCTTCCCACtacatgtttctctctctctctctctctctctctctctctctctctctctctcgtagatatattttttaaagattttatttatttattcatgagaggcacacacacacagagagagagagagagtgaggcagagacacaggcagagggagaagcaggctccatgcagggagcccaatgtgggactcgatcccgggtctccaggatcacaccccgggctgcagctgacactaaaccgctgcaccaccggggctgccctaaatataatttttttaaaagagaaaagagacttgGGGGAGgcagagtgcctgggtagctcaggccttgggctcaggtcatgatcccggtgttctgggattgagtcccacatcgggggtccctgctcagcggggagtcttcttctccctctctctctgctgctcccctctgcttgtgttctctctctctctccaataaaaaaattaaaaaaaatttaaaaaagaaacttggaaaaCAGAATAATGTTAAAGAAGTAGGATACAGGAGATTGAccctatgtaaaaaaaaaaaaaaaaaggactatggACAAGAACTAGCATGTAATagttcaaaagtaaaaatagttgTGTTAGGGTAAAGGGCTATTccattaaaatactattttattgtatatattgcatacctatatattacatgtatgtatgtatgtattacacGTGTGTGATATTATGACACCCATGAAGCAAAGTCCTGCAGTGAGGTCAGGAAGCAGGCAGGCTGAAGTGTGGGGGTTGTTGGTGTCCCTTGAGGACAATTCTGAGAGAGGTGCAGTGAACTGTAGATGCCTCTTCTCTCTGGCAGAGGCTCTCTGCCAAGCTTCGTCATCCTCTGGTGACTCAGGGGTTCCTCTGACAGTTATTAGTGATGATTTTACAGGATGGCCTAATTAAGTTACTACTAAAGGCTtaatctcaaaagaaaattagcTTCTTTTCCTTCAACAGACCATCAATGACAATGTCACCTTGTCCCAGAAATGCACTGGCACATCATTCGGCCCTAACAGTCCTTGCGTTAAGCAATGCAGCTTTGTGTTTATGGCAGAACAGGTGTGGACGATGACCACCTTTTGGAAGAGGTGGAGTCCCTTTTATTTGTtgcaaattaacttttttttttttcagagactttacttatttgagagaaagagaacaagcagagggtgcgggaggggcagagagaggagcagacttcccactgagcagggagcctgatgtgagactcgatcccaagaccctgggatcatgacccgagcagaaggcggatgtttaatggactgagccacccaggcaccctgtaaaTTACCTTTTTAAACCAGAGAGATATCTTTTGTGTCTTGAAGAAGCAAACAGTTAATATGATGTGTTTTGGGTGACTTGTACCCATGGAGCACCAGAGTCTACTGGGTAACATAAAAGTCAAAAATCTCTTTTTGGTCAGTTTTGAAACTGATCTGAGTTCACCGTCTCTGCGTCTCTGCGGCCGTCTCTACCCTTGTGTCCTGTGGGCATAACTTTTTGCGTATGGCCCTCAGGTATGACAGCTCCCTAGAGAGAAGTTGATAAGAGTGACTTTGCCAGGTGTTTCGAACCTGTTCAGCACTTTCTTAGCACTGACCATCAAAATTCAGGACAATCTATCAGGAACATATTTGCGCTGTGACACAAACAGTGAACAAACAGTTGCACAGTTGCACAAACAGTGCAGCGCTGACACCAGTCTGGAGGCAGAACTTCGTCCCTGGCACATTCCGATGACATTTCAGACATCATGGGGGTCCAACTCATTTCTATTCATGTAAAATCATAGGTTATACAGATGTAGAGTTAATGTATGTTAATGAAAAATTTAACCTAATCTATATTCGTTATAGgcttaatttatattaatttatatctcAGATAACCATCGCATGTAAGTGGCTATTGAATGCCTCCCTTGTTGATTGCACTACAGCGATAACCCTTGGGAATCACAGCCACCCAGCACCACCCCAGGAGTATCAGGAGCTTCATGGGAGAGGTGAATGAGGACCGACTGAGAAAACAGCCTGAACCAAGGCGCAGAGGAGGTGCTTAGTGTGTTTGCAGAAAGCTGGACCCAGCTTGCTAAGACCTGGGAGGTAGATGGGACTAGATCACATCACAAAgttaaggaatttggatttttgtCCTTCAATAGCAAAgaggagaggcaaggaaggattttatttatttatttttaagattttatttattcatgagagacacagagagaggcagagacataagcagagggagaagcaggctccctgtggagagtctgttgtgggacttggtcccaggaccccgggatcatgacctgaaccaaagggagacgctcaaccactgagtcacctagtgGTGCTCCCAAgggagggttttatttttttttaagattttatttattcattattgagagacagagagagagagagagagagagagagagagagagagagagaggcagagacacaggcagagggagaagcaggctctatgcagggagcctgatgtgggactcgaccctgggtctccaggatcatgccctgggccgaaggtggcactaaaccactgagccacccaggctgccccaagaaagGGTTTTAAATGAGGGAGTTGTGTCGTTCTCATCCAGGTTATCAGGTGATGATAAATGCCATGAAAAAATACCAGGCTTAGGAGGGTGTTGGGATGCAGGGGGCCCTTTTAGGTAGGAGATCTATATGGAACAAAAGGAGAGTGCCACGTGgctatttgaggaaaaaaaagaaaagcattccaggcagaagaaatagTGATTGCCAAGGCCCTGGGTAGGACTGGGTGATCCCTTCTTTGAGCAACACCCAGGAGGTCAGTGTGGCTCCAGTAGAGTTGATCAAGGAGGAGAACAGTGAGGCTTTGACAACAGAAAGGTGGTAGAGGGACAGATATAGATTTCTGATGGCTATTTTAAGGACTTGCAGTTTAAGGTGAGTAGTATAGTAGGAAGCCCATTTGGAGGAAAGATGGCAATATGtgaattatgttttaaaagactCATTCCAGGCCCCTGTGGGGGGAGGTCCTCaaggggggcagggcagaagtGGAGAGACCGCCCTCTGGAGGCTGGAACTGGGAGTGGTGGGAATGGCCAGACTATAGCTACTTTGAAGGACCAACCAGTAGGATTTGCTGGAGAATCAGGTGCGGGAGAAAAACAGACATCAAGGATGACCTCAGTGTTCTTGGCCTGAGAGCCTGGAAGGGCGGTGTCCCCTGTAGACAAAATGTGGACAGCCATGGGTGGAGCAGGTTTGTAGGGGATTGTCAAGAGTGCTTTGGACATGTTGGTTTGGGGTGCCTGCTAGCCCCTCACCTTGGGCAGAGGTCAAGAAGGAGCTGGAGGCGTGCAGGGTCCAGGAGGAGGACCTGGACCGTAGATAATACCTGGATCAGCAGGTGTGTAAAGCCACAAGGGCCTCATGAGTCCCCAAGAATGTGAGGGCAGACACGAGGGGCAGATGAGGGCCCAGGAGACCTACCAAGTCTTTGGCAAGAGCAGTTTTGATGGCGTCGAGCATTGAGAGACTGATTAGAATGGGCTCAGGAAATAACAAGGAAAAGCCTCATAGGCTGGGCACTTCCTCTTCCGGTGGAATAGTAACAATGATGTCAACGCAGGTGTCCCAGCTCTGCACCGTGCATGCAGCATGTGCTGGAGTCtccaggaggagggacagagctACAGCAACGTCTCTGCTCTCCAGATGACTGAAGGGAGGTGGCACGAGGTCCAGAAGCCTGCCAAGTTCTTGCAGCTTATGAGCGCTGGGCCTGCGACAGGGCCCCACGTCTGGCCAGGCTGCTTGTTTCGCTGTACTTGACACTGTTGGAAGGGGGGAGCTCTGTGACCAAGCGCTTTCAAGGGGAGCCCTGGGTGCTCGGGGGTCCTTCCACTGCAGGGGTGCCTGAAAGGAACCGCTTTGTGGAACTGGAAGAGTatggccctgcccagccctccctGAAAAGGGAGTGACCACAACATGTCTAGTGAAAACAGCACTACTCGATGGGCCTAGATTCTTATAAACTAAAAGACAAGTCCATCCATTTGTCTTGAAAATGTCACATTTCCATGAGACCTTGTAGGCAGCCACAGATGGGCTGCATCTTCACTTTCAGGCATCATTTTTCTAGCTGACACGTCCATCCCCATCTCTGTGACCTAGAAGGCCACTTTCCAAAGAAGGATGAGCTGCCAAAGCTCTGACACTCCGGGTCTGGACTTAATGGGCCGGGGGATGCGTCACGCATTGCGAATGAGGGCGGAAGAGGAAGGGTGCCAGGTAAATATCCACTCTCTTTATTGATTTGATTCATCCAATTGCATAGGAGCCCCGTTTAGGCAATGTTCAAGGGAATGACTCAAATGTCACCTGAATGAGGCCCAAAAGGCTTCCGCcagcattttttcatatttctgatgTCACTGGAGGCTTTTAGTTACAGAGAATATTCCTTGTGTCTGAGGTCCTGGTGTAGAGTTCAACGGAACCGTAGATCCATGAGGAGAATGGGCGCTGAGCCCagctgggatcaagtaccacgttgggctccccgctcagcagggagtctgcttctccctctccctctgcccctcctccagcctctgtgtgtgctctctcaagtCAACAAATtttttagaatcttaaaaaaaacaaaactgcacaCTGATAGCCAAACAAAGTTGTGTTTTTTGACTCATTTCATAAAACCATACATCACGGGGAACCATGCAGTATCTCAGTACGGAGGTATTGAAAAGGACCTACGGGATTTGGGGTGGGTGATACGGCGGGGTGGGGGCTCCAAGAAGCAGGGCTGTGCTCTGGATTGGCTGAAGAGGTGATTCTCTGCTTGGATATCTCAATAATTCTAATCCAGAAAATAGGACAAACCATCTGAGGCTACTGCTTTGATTGGAAGAAAAGCAGCCATCTCGCATGTAAGCCAGGATAGGGGGTGTTGGATTATTTTTATGTTCCCAATGAGTTGTTTTTGTCTGAGCAGACTGCTTTCCAGCACTGTTGTTTTGTCTTGGTCCAGGACAGACAGAGGGTGGCCTTGTCTGATGGGGTTCCATGAAATCAGTGTTCAACAGGACCAGCTGTGGGGGCCAGCCCCACTGCCAGGAGCTCTTACCATCCATCTGTGTGCttatttctcaaatacataacaCAGTAAGCTTTCTCCGTGATGGACACTCAGTGATTTGTAAGCACAAATTTCATTTAATCAAATGCTGCCTTACGATCCTCCCTCACCTCCTAtgtcccctcaccctgctctggcttttctccacagcctctgaCATGCAGTGGGTTTATCTAGTGTCTCTatgttccatgagggcagggcctTCTGCTCTGGTCACTGCTGTATTCTCATGACCTGGAACATAGCAGgttcttaaaaatttgttgatGCTGACCTTTAATTAAAGAATGTGTtatggggggcatctgggtggctcagctggttaagtgttgccttcggctcaggccat
The Vulpes lagopus strain Blue_001 chromosome 10, ASM1834538v1, whole genome shotgun sequence genome window above contains:
- the UTS2 gene encoding urotensin-2, which produces MYKLISCLLFLGCLHPHFSLPVPDPREEVLQLSAHDGDARLALDELERVSLLQMLLERPGAEREDGLREAGLSTDIANHKGSMRKFQAFSGQDPNIFLSHLLGRIRKPDKKHGPSSECFWKYCV